Proteins from one Catalinimonas alkaloidigena genomic window:
- a CDS encoding glycosyltransferase family 2 protein gives MIDVSIIIVNYNTAAFTRTCIQSVFEKTKQVSFEVILVDNASTECDPDTFEAEFPAIKLIKSERNVGFAKGNNLGLQQAKGKYILLLNSDTALINDAVSLAVHKMEQDRTIGALSAQLLHADGRIQPVSGRFFSISMEVRELLRLNKRLTPPERADQFLGPEFDHRTEKEVDWIWGAFFMIPREVVEQFPERKLHDDFFMYIEDVQWCYAIQKLGYKVMYFPEAKAYHYISASSPSLRNEKEKYYQKTLPNAFKLMQLVKGKHYPYIYYAIKAVHLLTLRRASDRHDAWRHVQFLTRQLLTSTTR, from the coding sequence ATGATTGACGTCTCTATCATCATTGTAAACTACAATACGGCCGCATTCACCCGAACGTGTATTCAGTCCGTATTTGAGAAAACCAAACAAGTCTCTTTTGAAGTAATTCTGGTCGATAACGCCTCGACCGAGTGCGATCCCGACACCTTCGAAGCCGAATTTCCTGCCATTAAACTCATCAAAAGCGAAAGAAACGTAGGATTTGCGAAGGGGAATAACCTGGGTCTACAGCAAGCGAAGGGGAAATACATTTTGCTGCTCAATAGCGATACGGCGTTGATCAACGATGCAGTTTCTCTAGCCGTCCATAAGATGGAGCAAGACCGGACCATCGGTGCCTTGTCGGCTCAGCTGTTACATGCGGATGGACGTATACAACCTGTCAGCGGGCGTTTCTTCAGTATTTCTATGGAAGTACGCGAATTGCTTCGGCTCAATAAACGTCTTACGCCACCTGAAAGGGCTGATCAATTTCTAGGACCAGAATTTGATCACCGTACAGAAAAAGAAGTCGATTGGATCTGGGGCGCTTTTTTCATGATTCCGCGTGAGGTGGTGGAGCAATTTCCTGAACGTAAATTGCACGATGACTTTTTTATGTACATCGAAGATGTGCAGTGGTGTTATGCGATTCAAAAACTAGGGTATAAGGTCATGTATTTCCCCGAGGCAAAGGCCTACCACTACATTTCAGCCAGTTCGCCCTCGTTAAGAAACGAAAAGGAGAAGTATTACCAAAAGACGTTGCCGAACGCTTTCAAATTGATGCAGTTGGTCAAAGGGAAACACTACCCTTACATTTATTACGCGATCAAAGCAGTGCATTTGTTAACGCTAAGACGGGCTTCAGACCGGCATGATGCTTGGCGGCATGTACAGTTCCTGACTCGCCAACTTCTGACTTCTACAACGCGATGA
- a CDS encoding glycosyltransferase family 2 protein: protein MISSKASISVIIPVKNRAHLLPATLDNILSQTLLPLEILVIDDGSEDDIERVKQAYKGRVSFHINRGTGPGAGRNTGLQMAKGKYIQFFDSDDLMTRNKLALQSAALEASGRNMVYGPYVMAEEVETDQWKQRDVVMQFDPLPAHVSLDQWVLRGWCSITQACLFRREMLQAVGPWREDLMPHEDKEYMYRIGLAEPWPLHVRGGFVLYRQHGSQITDKSTSLRARALDGLKAHTSIAGQIEKSPDVRTELIWRGRLQHQYRYIKPTDEELNQFGIAPQRDPDPVSSLFFRLNNRFERFRTGSNWETMHGINKSPTLFEHIVKQVYA from the coding sequence ATGATAAGTAGCAAGGCTTCTATTTCGGTCATCATTCCTGTGAAGAACCGGGCACATTTGCTTCCGGCTACGCTTGATAATATACTGTCACAAACCCTGCTTCCGCTGGAAATTCTGGTGATTGATGATGGTTCAGAGGACGATATTGAACGCGTCAAACAAGCTTACAAAGGGCGTGTGTCGTTTCACATAAATCGGGGAACAGGGCCGGGAGCGGGGCGGAACACGGGTTTACAAATGGCGAAAGGCAAGTACATCCAGTTCTTTGACTCGGACGACTTGATGACCCGTAATAAACTGGCACTGCAGAGCGCTGCGCTAGAGGCATCGGGCCGAAATATGGTGTATGGACCGTATGTTATGGCCGAAGAGGTTGAGACTGATCAGTGGAAACAGCGTGATGTAGTGATGCAATTTGACCCATTGCCGGCGCATGTTTCCTTAGATCAATGGGTTTTGCGAGGCTGGTGTTCCATCACGCAAGCGTGCTTGTTTCGGCGTGAGATGCTACAAGCCGTAGGTCCCTGGCGTGAAGATTTGATGCCTCACGAAGACAAAGAATATATGTACAGAATTGGCTTGGCTGAGCCATGGCCATTGCACGTGCGTGGCGGGTTTGTACTTTATCGGCAGCACGGTAGCCAAATTACCGACAAAAGCACTTCTCTACGCGCAAGAGCCCTTGACGGTCTTAAAGCACACACCAGTATTGCCGGCCAAATTGAGAAAAGCCCGGATGTGCGTACGGAACTTATTTGGAGAGGGCGGCTACAGCATCAGTACCGCTATATAAAGCCTACTGACGAAGAACTTAATCAGTTTGGAATCGCACCGCAACGCGATCCTGATCCAGTAAGTAGCTTATTTTTCCGCTTGAATAATCGTTTTGAGCGATTTCGGACGGGATCAAATTGGGAAACCATGCATGGGATTAATAAGTCCCCTACTTTGTTTGAGCACATCGTAAAACAAGTGTATGCATAG
- a CDS encoding glycosyltransferase family 4 protein — translation MKNIKILFVGNDAGRTGAPIILLNFLKWLSEKNGFSLQLLLWNDGDLLEEYRAVCPTRVWNFKVQEYDNFAKRASLKSVGYVYDTAINKPRIKAWLKREKMDLIYVNTGATGPLIPLVKRYQPQAAVICHVHELEFILRFHCGHYFEAAKPYVDHFIAASTATAENLLVNHNVAQERLSVVYEFVKPIHLEATDIARHRNEIRKKLGIPSDAFVVGCSGVGGWRKGTDLFLPIAKQTLIQAGTSDIYFVWIGFDKASADMATIKFDAEKLQIEKHIRLLEKVSNPIDYYCAFDLFMLTSREDPFPLVCLEAAALSVPFICFEKSGGMPEFAEQGAGFLVPYLSINDMAAKIYSLKATPDMLHEAGRTAKAMVAEKYAGEKIGEQLLDTIKQFVEP, via the coding sequence ATGAAAAACATAAAAATTCTTTTTGTCGGAAATGATGCGGGCCGGACCGGAGCTCCTATCATACTGCTGAATTTTTTGAAGTGGCTTTCTGAAAAAAACGGCTTTTCTCTTCAGCTGCTCTTATGGAATGATGGGGACCTGTTAGAAGAGTACAGGGCCGTTTGCCCTACCAGAGTATGGAATTTCAAGGTGCAGGAGTATGACAACTTTGCCAAGCGGGCTTCCTTGAAATCGGTAGGCTACGTGTACGATACCGCTATTAATAAGCCTAGAATAAAGGCTTGGTTGAAGCGGGAAAAAATGGATCTGATCTATGTGAACACAGGGGCTACAGGACCGCTTATTCCACTGGTCAAGCGCTATCAACCTCAGGCTGCTGTCATCTGCCATGTGCATGAGCTTGAATTTATTCTACGGTTTCACTGCGGACACTATTTTGAGGCAGCCAAACCTTACGTTGATCATTTCATTGCAGCTTCGACGGCAACGGCAGAGAACTTACTAGTAAACCACAATGTGGCGCAGGAGCGCTTATCGGTTGTATATGAATTTGTGAAGCCTATCCACTTGGAAGCAACGGATATTGCGCGTCACCGTAACGAGATCCGTAAGAAGCTGGGTATTCCCTCTGATGCTTTTGTAGTAGGATGTTCAGGCGTTGGAGGGTGGCGCAAGGGAACGGATTTATTTTTGCCCATTGCGAAGCAAACGCTAATCCAGGCAGGTACTTCAGACATCTACTTTGTTTGGATTGGCTTTGATAAAGCAAGTGCCGACATGGCAACCATAAAGTTTGATGCAGAGAAACTACAGATAGAGAAGCACATAAGGTTACTTGAAAAGGTGTCCAATCCTATCGATTACTACTGTGCTTTTGACTTGTTCATGCTTACTTCACGCGAAGATCCTTTCCCGCTTGTTTGCCTTGAAGCGGCCGCCTTATCGGTGCCCTTCATCTGTTTCGAAAAATCGGGAGGAATGCCAGAATTTGCAGAGCAAGGGGCTGGTTTCTTAGTGCCTTACTTATCGATCAATGACATGGCTGCCAAGATTTATAGCTTAAAAGCGACCCCGGATATGCTCCACGAAGCCGGAAGAACAGCAAAGGCTATGGTAGCGGAAAAATATGCCGGTGAAAAAATTGGAGAACAGCTACTGGACACGATAAAGCAATTCGTCGAGCCGTAG
- a CDS encoding beta-1,6-N-acetylglucosaminyltransferase, which translates to MPTLGFYILSYQPPDPVFLKLLARLREIPGAVIAVHHDYEQSDFPTEVIEQYQLQMVPQSRRTYWSHLNNVLATFDVLKVLYEHPNHVDWFVALTPGCYPIKKAEEIVQFFAEAKEDYYLDIREVTYKQPKIELDKWIADGLYKEEMLKIPFLSKKGHFYWRSIYKERAQEQLPFNDKFKLYHGSNWMMMNRKVVEKLWEDSPYHHALVNFYQKHIHGEDQHPCPQEVIIPSLIGNLKEVNGIVTENYRYIDWKEASDWHPNTLTIRHWEALKTSDALWARKFNFPESTELLEKIDDELLS; encoded by the coding sequence ATGCCCACACTTGGATTTTACATCCTCTCTTACCAACCACCGGACCCCGTTTTCTTAAAACTTCTGGCACGGTTGCGTGAGATTCCGGGGGCTGTCATTGCGGTGCATCACGATTATGAGCAAAGCGATTTTCCAACGGAGGTAATTGAGCAATATCAACTACAGATGGTACCCCAAAGCCGACGAACCTATTGGAGTCATCTGAATAACGTCCTGGCGACTTTTGACGTCTTAAAGGTGTTGTACGAACACCCTAACCACGTAGATTGGTTTGTGGCATTAACGCCAGGATGCTATCCAATAAAAAAAGCGGAGGAAATCGTTCAGTTTTTTGCCGAGGCCAAAGAAGATTACTACCTCGATATACGCGAAGTAACTTATAAGCAACCCAAAATTGAATTAGATAAGTGGATTGCAGATGGGCTTTACAAAGAAGAGATGTTGAAAATACCTTTCCTTTCAAAGAAAGGACATTTCTACTGGCGCAGTATCTACAAAGAGCGCGCTCAAGAGCAACTTCCGTTTAACGATAAGTTTAAGCTTTACCACGGGTCAAATTGGATGATGATGAACCGAAAGGTAGTGGAAAAACTATGGGAGGATTCTCCTTACCACCATGCGTTAGTAAACTTTTATCAAAAGCACATTCATGGGGAAGACCAGCACCCATGTCCACAAGAAGTGATCATTCCGAGCCTGATCGGCAATCTAAAAGAAGTAAACGGCATTGTCACAGAAAATTATCGCTACATCGACTGGAAAGAGGCAAGCGACTGGCATCCGAATACATTAACCATACGGCACTGGGAGGCCTTGAAGACATCAGACGCTTTATGGGCAAGAAAATTTAACTTTCCGGAGAGCACCGAGTTGCTGGAAAAAATAGACGACGAACTTTTATCATGA
- a CDS encoding protoporphyrinogen/coproporphyrinogen oxidase has protein sequence MKNIAVIGGGISGISVARMLQSKHTVTVFERESSIGGLIKCERVDGNLYHKVGGHVFNSKNPDVTRWFWQHFDQETEFVKARRKAGILFGDFTVDYPIENHLYQLPEEWGRQVLQELVTINRQEKKAPFEYAHFEEFLRANFGQTLYRLYFEPYNKKIWRFDLNKVAMDWLEGKLPMPELNEILMANIFRAEESEMVHSTFFYAKNGGSQFIIDRLAQGLQIETNFNVTQIRKEQAKFVINEYAALFDCVIFCGDVRQLSTMYVSSVPGLEEAFASVAPLRSNGTSNVFCECDPSPWSWLYLPDPTLKAHRIIYTGNLSETNNAGTERLTCVVEFSGKHSNEEMQRELKRLPGNLHPLAYNYEPNSYVIQEKGTRQAIESVKSTCEAAGLFLLGRFAEWEYYNMDKAMEAAMDLAEAHFGVNHI, from the coding sequence ATGAAAAATATTGCTGTTATCGGAGGCGGCATTTCTGGCATTTCGGTTGCGCGCATGCTACAAAGCAAGCATACTGTAACAGTATTTGAGCGGGAATCTAGCATCGGAGGCCTGATCAAATGCGAACGTGTTGATGGTAATCTATACCATAAAGTAGGCGGACATGTGTTCAACTCTAAAAATCCTGACGTTACGCGGTGGTTTTGGCAACACTTCGATCAGGAAACTGAATTTGTAAAAGCACGCCGAAAAGCTGGAATCCTGTTTGGAGACTTTACGGTCGATTATCCGATCGAAAACCATTTGTACCAATTACCTGAAGAGTGGGGAAGGCAGGTTTTGCAAGAGTTGGTAACCATTAACAGACAGGAAAAGAAAGCGCCCTTCGAATATGCTCATTTTGAAGAATTTCTGCGGGCAAACTTTGGGCAAACATTGTATCGCCTGTACTTTGAGCCTTATAACAAGAAGATATGGAGGTTTGACTTGAATAAAGTAGCCATGGACTGGCTTGAAGGCAAGCTGCCCATGCCTGAGCTGAACGAAATTCTGATGGCAAACATCTTCCGAGCGGAAGAAAGCGAGATGGTCCATTCGACATTCTTCTATGCTAAAAATGGGGGATCGCAATTCATCATCGATCGTCTAGCGCAAGGATTACAGATTGAAACGAACTTCAACGTCACCCAAATTCGCAAAGAACAGGCGAAGTTTGTCATTAATGAGTATGCTGCTCTGTTCGATTGTGTCATTTTCTGCGGAGATGTGCGCCAACTTAGCACTATGTATGTGTCTTCTGTTCCTGGCTTAGAAGAAGCGTTTGCGTCCGTGGCGCCCCTCCGTTCCAATGGAACATCGAATGTGTTTTGCGAGTGCGATCCGTCACCTTGGTCGTGGCTTTACCTACCAGATCCTACTCTAAAAGCGCATAGAATCATTTATACTGGCAATTTAAGTGAGACAAACAATGCTGGTACGGAAAGACTAACCTGTGTGGTTGAGTTCTCGGGAAAACACAGCAACGAGGAAATGCAGCGTGAGCTCAAACGGTTACCAGGCAACTTACACCCCTTGGCCTACAACTATGAACCTAACTCGTATGTCATTCAAGAGAAAGGAACGCGTCAGGCAATCGAATCGGTGAAATCGACGTGCGAAGCGGCAGGTTTATTTTTGTTAGGGCGCTTTGCCGAATGGGAATACTATAACATGGACAAGGCCATGGAGGCAGCCATGGATCTCGCAGAGGCACATTTTGGCGTGAACCATATATGA
- a CDS encoding glycosyltransferase: MPSFTLVSTVFNESQRLAQSIEDLENQSVAPAEIVITDAGSKDGTYEQLLEWASRSKSTVKILQKVGCNVAEGRNLAIQEATQDIIVSTDFGCRFDAEWLASLTTPFHDPEVQVVGGNYTVLEKDQKTLAAKAAYVLSGGYQYHLDDTFIPSSRSIAYRKDVWRRIGGYPEWLTLAADDLVFGKLIRQEGISIYLVQEAHVYWGRHTTLPAYGKEAFRYGLGDGEARVNQRSFVSNSVETLLRYGLLLAALDAGRSLVMNQTLKRRHAAIIPLLSGLRSYRYAYKNWSRFRKQGYSAEVLATMLRMIETTRYNYIKGYLRGYLGSSALQKEEARKLQKRLS; this comes from the coding sequence ATGCCTTCTTTTACTTTAGTTTCTACGGTTTTTAACGAAAGCCAGCGCTTAGCTCAGTCGATTGAAGACTTGGAGAACCAGTCAGTTGCTCCGGCAGAGATCGTGATTACCGATGCTGGTTCAAAGGACGGCACGTATGAGCAGCTTCTGGAATGGGCCAGTCGGAGTAAGTCGACCGTCAAAATCCTGCAAAAAGTAGGATGTAACGTGGCGGAGGGGCGCAACCTGGCAATACAAGAAGCCACGCAGGATATAATTGTTTCGACAGATTTTGGTTGCCGGTTTGATGCTGAATGGCTGGCATCCCTGACAACGCCTTTTCATGATCCGGAGGTGCAGGTAGTGGGCGGAAACTATACTGTACTCGAAAAAGATCAGAAAACGCTTGCTGCCAAAGCAGCCTATGTGCTTTCCGGTGGATATCAATACCACCTTGACGATACCTTTATCCCTTCTTCGCGTTCCATTGCTTACCGGAAAGACGTATGGCGGCGCATAGGTGGGTACCCGGAATGGTTAACCCTGGCTGCTGACGATCTTGTCTTTGGGAAGCTGATTCGTCAGGAAGGTATCTCCATCTACTTAGTTCAGGAAGCACACGTGTATTGGGGAAGACATACCACCCTTCCAGCATACGGAAAAGAAGCGTTCCGGTATGGACTAGGGGATGGGGAGGCTAGAGTAAACCAGCGAAGTTTTGTGTCGAACTCGGTCGAGACTCTATTGCGCTATGGACTGTTGCTAGCCGCTCTGGATGCCGGTCGCTCGCTCGTGATGAACCAAACACTCAAGAGGCGACATGCGGCGATAATACCCCTGCTGTCGGGGCTGCGTTCGTACCGCTACGCGTACAAAAACTGGTCGCGTTTTCGCAAGCAGGGCTATTCGGCGGAAGTGCTCGCTACGATGCTCAGAATGATTGAGACCACCCGGTACAATTACATAAAAGGGTACCTTCGTGGCTATCTGGGGAGTTCAGCTTTGCAGAAAGAAGAAGCCCGTAAGTTGCAGAAACGCCTTTCATGA
- a CDS encoding glycosyltransferase yields the protein MRVIIYESSSFGGCFHYALSLHQAYQADERIESVHLLVPHGTEYQAPGVLSLLSNDQPSTQNSLGRKWTFVWRQLASPVRLYLYLRRQPSSIVIINDFEQLTAPLWVPLLRRLKRRHQFVLVLHDPDRDAYPPSVVYAGFTMRLIVSLMDLVLYHEYLPDKPYYKVPEATRFVSIPHGIYSPHEPDQHLLENITQRAEARNVISIIGNIRQEKNYDVAIQALKFLPDVQLLIAGNAAHSGVDVEALRTMAVEHGVADQVIWIERYLTDEEMAAAIIKSDVILLYYRSSFASQSGILNLIAPFRKPVIIADSQSSLAQVARTYGLGKLVAPDQLPALVSAIQEVLTTPEVAQQGWPAYTAYASWQTHVDNVLDALT from the coding sequence ATGAGAGTTATTATTTACGAATCCAGTTCTTTTGGAGGATGTTTCCACTACGCGCTTAGTCTACATCAGGCGTACCAAGCCGATGAAAGAATCGAAAGTGTGCATTTGCTAGTACCACATGGAACGGAATACCAGGCTCCAGGTGTGCTGTCCCTCTTGAGCAACGACCAGCCTTCTACACAAAACTCATTAGGAAGAAAATGGACATTCGTATGGCGCCAGTTGGCAAGTCCGGTGCGGCTGTATTTGTATCTGCGACGCCAGCCCTCTTCTATCGTTATCATCAACGATTTTGAGCAATTGACAGCCCCTCTCTGGGTACCTCTGCTAAGACGTTTGAAACGTCGTCACCAGTTTGTGCTTGTTTTGCATGACCCTGATCGAGACGCGTATCCTCCTTCGGTAGTGTATGCAGGATTTACGATGCGCTTGATCGTCTCCCTGATGGACTTGGTGCTGTATCATGAGTACTTGCCCGACAAACCGTATTACAAAGTGCCGGAAGCAACGCGTTTCGTAAGCATTCCCCACGGGATCTATTCTCCGCACGAACCGGATCAGCACTTGCTGGAAAACATTACCCAAAGGGCAGAGGCTAGAAACGTAATTTCCATCATAGGCAATATCAGGCAAGAAAAGAATTATGACGTAGCGATCCAGGCATTGAAATTCTTGCCCGATGTTCAACTTCTGATTGCTGGCAATGCCGCTCATTCGGGAGTAGATGTTGAAGCACTTCGTACCATGGCCGTTGAGCACGGAGTGGCAGATCAGGTGATCTGGATTGAGCGTTACCTGACAGACGAAGAGATGGCGGCGGCAATTATAAAAAGTGATGTGATTCTGCTGTACTACCGCAGTTCGTTTGCATCGCAAAGCGGTATCTTGAATCTGATTGCCCCATTCCGAAAGCCAGTCATCATTGCCGATAGCCAGAGTAGTTTGGCGCAGGTGGCCCGCACTTATGGCTTAGGAAAGTTAGTGGCGCCGGATCAGCTGCCAGCGCTGGTTAGCGCTATTCAGGAGGTACTCACTACGCCTGAAGTAGCGCAACAGGGTTGGCCTGCATACACTGCATACGCCTCGTGGCAGACGCACGTAGATAACGTACTAGATGCGCTAACATGA
- a CDS encoding acyltransferase: protein MNLLLGSLLNFLYNELLTHVPWHGLRKTFLRIFNKKIHPTAVVLMHTRILNFWKIEIGPRAIINQRCLLDCRRHQIRIEEDVDIGPYTKIWTEGHDPDSEAHALRGGDVVLKDHVWVASGVTILPGVTLERGAVVAAASVVTKNVGTLEIVGGNPAKLIRMRHNPLHYQINYRPILE from the coding sequence ATGAATTTATTACTAGGCTCCCTCCTGAATTTCCTGTATAACGAGCTGTTGACCCACGTGCCTTGGCATGGACTGCGAAAAACATTCTTACGGATCTTCAATAAAAAAATTCACCCCACGGCGGTAGTGCTGATGCACACGCGGATTTTGAATTTCTGGAAGATCGAAATCGGCCCCCGTGCTATTATCAATCAGCGCTGTTTACTGGATTGCCGTCGGCATCAAATTCGTATCGAAGAAGATGTGGACATTGGGCCTTATACCAAGATCTGGACGGAGGGGCACGACCCCGATTCCGAGGCTCATGCCCTGCGTGGCGGAGACGTAGTACTGAAAGATCATGTTTGGGTTGCTTCGGGCGTAACCATCTTGCCAGGTGTAACCCTGGAGCGAGGTGCGGTGGTAGCAGCGGCGTCTGTGGTTACTAAAAACGTAGGAACCTTGGAAATTGTAGGCGGAAATCCGGCGAAATTGATCCGCATGCGGCACAATCCCTTGCATTATCAGATTAATTACCGACCTATTTTGGAGTAA
- a CDS encoding glycosyltransferase family 4 protein, translated as MKERTVILAHAGKQHSYQVAKALLELECLEKFYTSSYVSSALWQRYFLQTRNTYFSRRFLPGLSGKRVDANWRFEVKEVLLRKAFGKSKRVQEAVYARDVAFDQYVARQLRRQPGEIYWGFQGSCYASLQAARAEGKITLCELATAHVTAAKRILGEEARLHPEWADSIDNLEFPASYEKRLEEEPLCADWTIAASDFTRRSLLEAGVPADRILVLPLGFDPTRIPFHPKKESDPAAPLKLLYAGTVTQRKGVKYLLEAMQGIAAKEVELHVIGGIQGSGKAFRQYERVYTYHPPVAQETLFEAYGQYDALVLPTIFEGFGLVIVEALAAGLPVITTSHSTGEALIKNGDNGYLVPIRDVSALRTAIEALKEKKATGAYLAMRANARQSVEEYSWLQYQSRLEALLKTIS; from the coding sequence ATGAAAGAACGTACCGTAATCCTAGCACATGCTGGAAAGCAGCACAGTTACCAAGTCGCCAAAGCCTTGCTTGAATTGGAGTGCCTGGAAAAGTTTTACACAAGCTCTTACGTTAGTTCAGCTCTGTGGCAGCGGTATTTTTTACAGACCCGAAATACGTACTTTTCACGCCGGTTTTTGCCTGGATTAAGCGGAAAAAGAGTAGACGCAAACTGGCGGTTTGAAGTAAAAGAAGTACTACTGAGGAAGGCATTCGGTAAGTCGAAACGGGTGCAGGAGGCTGTCTACGCCCGCGATGTCGCCTTTGATCAATACGTAGCGCGGCAGCTGCGCCGTCAGCCGGGCGAGATTTACTGGGGTTTCCAGGGGAGTTGTTATGCAAGTTTGCAAGCCGCTCGCGCGGAAGGAAAGATCACCCTCTGTGAGCTGGCAACTGCGCACGTAACGGCGGCGAAGCGTATTTTAGGAGAAGAAGCGCGCTTGCATCCTGAGTGGGCCGATAGCATCGATAATCTGGAGTTCCCGGCCTCGTATGAGAAACGCCTGGAAGAAGAGCCTCTGTGTGCAGACTGGACAATAGCCGCTTCGGACTTTACGCGCCGCTCGCTGTTGGAAGCAGGCGTTCCTGCCGATCGAATCTTGGTTTTGCCGTTAGGGTTCGATCCCACTCGCATTCCCTTTCATCCTAAAAAAGAATCTGATCCGGCAGCTCCGCTGAAGTTATTGTATGCCGGAACCGTAACGCAACGGAAGGGCGTAAAATATTTGCTGGAAGCGATGCAAGGGATCGCTGCGAAGGAAGTGGAGCTACATGTAATCGGAGGAATTCAGGGGAGTGGCAAGGCCTTCAGGCAATACGAACGCGTATATACGTATCATCCTCCCGTCGCACAGGAAACACTCTTTGAGGCATACGGCCAATATGACGCGCTCGTCTTGCCTACCATTTTCGAAGGGTTTGGGCTTGTGATTGTGGAAGCTTTGGCCGCAGGTCTGCCAGTCATCACAACCAGCCATTCTACGGGAGAAGCACTTATCAAAAATGGCGATAATGGCTACCTGGTCCCGATTCGAGATGTATCCGCTTTGCGTACGGCCATCGAAGCGCTAAAAGAAAAAAAAGCAACGGGTGCTTATCTGGCGATGCGTGCTAACGCACGTCAAAGTGTAGAAGAGTATAGTTGGCTACAATACCAAAGCAGGCTCGAAGCTTTGCTGAAGACCATTAGCTAG
- a CDS encoding sulfotransferase family protein, translating into MGVVDFLIIGAPKSGTTSLYNYLKQHPGVFLPELKEPKYFALKDVDLTSLTGNPVAIDQIRHSTVTTWTDYQSLFEGAQAQQLRGEASPIYFHNAQAPTNIKALVPEVKLIVILRDPVSAVYSDWLHNINEGFEDIYDLHKALTAWSSYRETNKYIPYLDYLTKRYYGRHLQRYYTLFPKEQVLVLFYEDLLQDASLVMNQVTDFLGLSQHNLSYTQVHMKGRGKPVFTTLHRWGKMLHHQSSSVVNNRYTRRLVVEIDKINRKKALLSREERMYLESLFQDDIRLLEELTQRNLTHWRSGNERR; encoded by the coding sequence ATGGGAGTAGTCGACTTTCTTATCATCGGAGCGCCCAAGAGTGGCACTACCTCGCTGTATAATTACCTGAAGCAGCATCCAGGAGTGTTCCTGCCTGAGCTAAAGGAGCCCAAATACTTTGCGTTAAAAGACGTAGATTTAACATCGCTTACGGGTAATCCGGTGGCCATTGACCAGATACGTCATTCTACGGTAACCACATGGACCGATTATCAATCTCTTTTCGAAGGTGCACAAGCGCAGCAGTTGAGAGGAGAAGCTTCTCCCATTTACTTTCATAACGCTCAGGCCCCTACCAACATCAAGGCACTTGTGCCGGAGGTGAAGCTCATCGTCATTTTGCGCGACCCGGTAAGTGCTGTGTACTCAGATTGGCTACATAACATAAATGAAGGATTTGAAGACATCTATGATTTGCATAAAGCCCTGACTGCATGGTCGAGTTATAGAGAAACTAATAAATATATTCCTTACTTGGACTACCTGACGAAGCGCTATTACGGCCGCCACCTGCAACGGTATTATACCCTGTTCCCCAAAGAACAAGTGCTGGTGCTCTTTTACGAGGATCTGTTGCAAGACGCTAGCCTCGTCATGAACCAGGTAACGGACTTTCTGGGACTAAGCCAACACAACCTTTCGTATACGCAAGTTCACATGAAAGGTCGGGGGAAACCCGTTTTTACTACTTTACACCGTTGGGGCAAAATGCTGCACCACCAGTCGTCAAGCGTGGTAAATAACCGGTACACGAGACGGTTGGTGGTAGAGATCGATAAGATCAATCGCAAAAAGGCGTTGCTCTCAAGAGAGGAACGGATGTATCTTGAAAGCTTGTTTCAAGATGACATTCGGCTATTAGAAGAGTTGACGCAAAGGAATCTGACCCATTGGCGCTCAGGAAATGAAAGACGGTAA